ttcactctcactctcactctcactcatatacacacacacatagtagtagcctcgtagcctggtggatagcgcgcaggattcgtaattctgtggcgcgggttcgattcccgcacgaggcagaaacaaatgggcaaagtttatttcaccctgaatgcccctgttacctagcagtaaataggtacctgggagttagtcagctgtcacgggctgcttcctggggtgtgtggtgtggaaaaaaaaaagtagtaaaacagttgattgacagttgagaggcgggccgaaagagcaaagctcaacccccgtaaaaacacaactagtaaacacaactagtaaacacacacacacacacatctcgctcgcgcgcgtgtgtgtgtactctcctagttgtgcttgcgggggttgagctctggctctttggtcctgtcagtcaactggtgtacagattcctgagcctacttagctctatcatatctacatttgaaactgtgtatggagtcagcctccaccacaacacttcctagtGCATCCCATGAATTCCACCACATCACGTTTTTCATtcattgtgtgtctgtgtgtatagtcacctagtagtgcttgcggaggttgagctctggcactttggtcccggctctcaactatcaatccactgcctgtacaggttcccgagctatTGAGCttagtcatatctacacttgaaactgtgtattggggCTTGGTGGGGCTGGAGGCGGGAGACGCCCCAGCACCGTGTGTAGCCAGCGTTTAGGAGCCGTCTGCAGCCTTGATCTTTGACGTACGGTCTCAATGTCTTGTGATGATAAACATGTTTGTGAAGACTCCGATTCATGTTTGACTTACATTTGTGGCCAAGACCTTTAAGGCTTGCGTACTAGGTTCTGCTTCGCCATGTACCGTACGGGTATGCAGTGATGAACGATTGTAGAACGCTTATTGAATTTGTCCATTTATAGAGCTGTAGATCAAACACGAGAGAGTTCGATTTGACATTTTGTTAGTGTGACCTTGACCTTTGATGGCGGTTTACTCTGGTTCTTGTTAGTCGTCTCACGTCTAGTGAATGTATAGCTACGGCTCCCAAATGTCAGTGCAACGTCTTCGTTGGGTTTTGTTGCACTGTGCAAATGGTGAGACAGACAGATGGCATTACTGTAGGAATTCTTCACTGCTCGACTAAAAATCATTATAATAATATAGTGTTACTCACAACTTACGAAAAATAAGGACATTGATTTCTTTGATAAGACCATTGATCCTGGGAACCGCCTTAAGGTATCCTCAAGGTTGAAGTGTGATCAAAAGGTCTGTGTATGAGATGAattcttcatcctcttcaggaATAAAAATAGCTACAAGTTTATGGGAAGTAGGACAAATTCATCAATATCACTATGAGTGCTAAATTTATGTAAATGTGCATCACATATTGTAATCCTCGCTATCCTTTTTTATATCTTACAGAATTTGGTCTATTTTTCCGTCATTTTATATATCGTTTTATTTGCAAGAATCAATGTTAATGGAAGTATGTAATGGTGTTCGTAGTGATAACTGGGCCTGGTGGcgattttgtttttttaattatcagcagaaagcgccaagccattacgactttatagcacttggaagggttaaggataaggatttgagataggacggggggaaggaatgatgcctaaccacttggacggtcggggattaaacgccgacctgcatgaagcgagaccgtcgctctaccgtccagtcaaagtggctgGACAGGCCTGGTGGCGAGTGAGCAGGGGCGGCTTGGTGGTAGACCTGACCACACGACCGACCTCTCCATCACGCCTCAaccactgattgattgattgatgaagattaagccaccgaaaaggtggcacgggcatgaatagcccgtaatcggtggcccttttgagccattaccagtatcaatagatgatactggagatctgtggaggtgcaactgcaccctgcgtgacgggagatgtctcccgtggcctCAACCACCTTTATTAAAGGTGGTTCCCAGAATCAATGTCCCGCGCGACCTAGTCTCTGGTCAGGCTGTTGGGCGCCGCTGCACGCAATGTGGGAGCAGGAATCACATCCCGGATAATTCTGAAATATGTTAAAGGTTTTAATCGAGGTTGACTAGTTAGGGAAGGTGAAGAAGATACCGTGTCGGTATCTAAATTGTCATGATttggtttgggtgtgtgtgtgttaatgcttATACCTAGAGTGAGGTCTGGGAACTGTACTCACCAAGCACTGCCTGGGATCCAGCCCAGCCTCCTAACATGAAAGTACTGATAGTAACTGTTTGGTAGACAGTACCAATATttagtgatgaaccaccagaaagttgacttttgTGTTTGTGAATTTGTACAAACTGGAAACTTTTTTTGTATCGGCAATTTAATACAAGACCTAACCTATACTCTCCTTGCAATACCAGGCCTAATACAAGCTATCGTAGGCCTaacatagtacatatgtgtgttcTGCTAGGCCTAGGCTGATTTATGTTTGGTTATTAACTTTTATTTTTTTCCGAACTCAACACAATACTACAAAAAGTTGTTCAGTGTTGGTCCATCTGTTCATAATGGTACCCTCCACTAAATGGTTAGTAGTATAAGTACTATCATGTGAGGGGAATGGGTGGTGAGTTCATGGGTTATCTTGTAATACTTGGTCCAGAAgacctggttggtggtggtggggcaccatttggtcaccatttggtccagagacatctcccgtcacgcagggtgcagttgcgcctccacagatctccagtatcatcttttgatactggtaatggctcaaaagagccaccacttacaggctattcatgcccgtgccaccttttgggtggcttaatcttcatcaatcaatcaatcaaacatgAACATCCCTtctccacacgggagacatctcccgtcacgcagggtgcagttgcgcctccacagatctccagtatcatcttttgatactggtaatggctcaaaagggccaccacttacgggctattcatgcccgtgccacctcttgggtggcttaatcttcatcaatcaatcgacctGGTTggtgcggcctgcaggcccacacgaCCTCATGATGAGAGTACGGCGCTAAGCTTCAGGTGGAAGGTGCCAAGACACCTGCAGGATTCCTTCATCTTGTGTGATCAGATTCCTGGTACAAAGGTCGGCAGCAATAATCTCCGGACTAGAGACAGCTGCGCCAACTCACGCCGCTTCTGCTTGTTTCTgtgtcactgtcaaccacaaggcCGGCCGCCGGTGGCTGCCGCCGGCACACTGCCCCGCACACCAAAAATATGTTAGTGTTTGTGGGCGCACCGTGGGAGCACTtgccgcgcgcgtgtgtgtagtgAGGTGGATAAGGTGCATGTGTGGGTGGGAAGGATAGGGTGCATGTGTGGGTGGGAAGGATAGGGTGCATGTGTGAGTGGGAAGGATAGGGTGCATGTATGGGTGGGAAGGATAGGGTGCATGTGTGAGTGGGAAGGATAGGGTGCATGTGTGGGTGGGAAGGATAGGGTGCATGTGTGGGTGGGAAGGATAGGGTGCATGTGTGGGTGGGAAGGATAGGGTGCATGTGTGGGTGGGAAGGATAGGGTGCATGTGTGGGTGGGAAGGATAGGGTGCATGTGTGGGTGGGAAGGATAGGGTGCATGTGTGGGTGGGAAGGATAGGGTGCATGTGTGGGTGGGAAGGATAGGGTGCATGTGTGGGTGGGAAGGATAGGGTGCATGTATGGGTGGGAAGGATAGGGTGCATGTGTGGGTGGGAAGGATAGGGTGCATGTGTGGGTGGGAAGGATAGGGTGCATGTGTGGGTGGGAAGGATAGGGTGCATGTGTGGGTGGGAAGGATAGGGTGCATGTGTGGGTGGGAAGGATAGGGTGCATGTGTGGGTGGGAAGGATAGGGTGCATGTGTGGGTGTAATAGCACACAAAATAAGGTCAATggaaataactggtaaagtaggacgctggatgctCAACTTTCTATCGAACAGAACACagcgtaacagtcaaccatataaaatcgactccaagcacagttaaaagctctgtaccgcaGGATACAGTCCGTGCACCACAGCTttttcttattctcatatcagatataaactcaaatacaagtcacatCTTCGTATCGTCcttcgcagatgacacaaaaatcagcatgaaaattacctctgttgaagacattgaaaaactacaagcagatattaatacagtttcgactgggcagcagaaaataacatgtttgataaattccaggtactcaggtacggtaaaaatgaggaccttaaacataatacagggtacaaaacacaatcaaatgagcccatagtaggaaaatagcatgtaaaggatttgggaataataatgtctgacgacctaacgtttagggagcataaccaagcaaatattgcatcggcaagaaaaaatgatcggatggattacgagaactttcaaatctagggatcccatcacaatggttgtactcttcaaatcacttgtgctgttccgtcttgagtactgctcagtactcacttcccccttcagagcaggagagattgctgaaataaagggaatacagagaacatatatccatacatagacgcgataaagcacctaaattattgggatcgtctcaaagttcaTCAAATTTACtcattagaaaggagacgagagagagatcaaataatatacacctggaagatactggagagtcaggtcccaaatctgcacagtaaaatatgcTGGAgtgctggagtgaacgatatggaagaaaatgcagaatagaaccagtgaagagcagaggtgccataagcacaatcagagaacactataaacatcagaggtccgcggttgttcaatatcctcccagcgagtataagaaatattaccggaacaaccgtgaacatcttcaagagaaaactagataattttctccaaggagtaccggaccaaccgggctgtggtggatatgtgggcctgcgggccgctccaagcaacagcctggtggaccaagccctCACAAGTTAAACCTGGCTTCAGGCCGGGCTTggaaagtagaagaactcccagaatcccatcaagcaggtatccgggcctatagcctttgtcacttccaactctagcagatgcttcctcacctccccactggcaaTCATAAACTCATTTAGTTGTGTTTGGTTAGAtcttccctctcctatctctgggacttcaccttccctactgtgaagacctgaaatttcttattgagttcctcgtacctccttgtcgtttgtagtgaatctgtctgcccctatcctcagtttcattacttgttccttcactgatgtttttctcctgatgtggctgtgcagcaatttatgttgccttgagtctttgccttccttgctatgtcattttcatattgtctttctgcctctcttctcaccctgacgtattcattcctggcgctctggcatctttctctgctctctagtgtcctattatttctatagtttctccacgcccttgtacgtatttgctttgctagcttacatctctgattaaaccatggggttTTTCGTCTGCATTTAATttctttccttttggactgggacgaacttgtctgctgcctccttacacttatgtgtgatgtagtccatcatatcttgcgtCGTCTTAACTCTGAGCTTTGTTTCCCAagatatatctgttaggaatcccAAGATATTTAGTTAGGGATCTTGGGATCCCAAGATCCCAAGTTAGTTAGGAATCCCAAGATATTTAGTTAGGGATCTTGGGATCCCAAGATCCCAAGTTAGTTTCCCAAGATATATCTGTTTTCTTGTATCCTCATAGTGTCCTTTTCAgaatgctagccttttgttttcagggcCCTAACTTGAGTATATTAACCCTTCGACCaaatactcaaacatcagtacgctgtgatcgctcattcccacaGGGGCTTCAAAAccgttttcccttatgtttgagtcgttcagagtgaagactaggtcgagtctcgctgcttcattgttgcctctcattcttgtgtgtTCCCTGACAttctgtgtgtgtgagggagggagtactATGTTTGAagagtgcaggtgtgtgtgtgtgtgtgtgtgtgtgtgtgtgtgtgtgtgtgtgtgtgtgtgtgtgtgtgtgtgtgtgtgtgtgtgagagggagggagtaCTATGTTTGAagagtgcaggtgtgtgtgtgtgtgtgtgtgtgtgtgtgtgtgtgtgtgtgtgtgtgtgtgtgtgtgtgtgtgtgtgtgtgtgttatagggGTTGATGATGTCAGAGAGGATGGGCAGGACAAGTGATGTGACCTTTCCACACCCCTTCTCTACCGCGGCCTCCAGCGCCCTAGTTGAGGCAGGTGTGAGCCAACCAGGCGGCGCTCATTATATCATCACACTCCCACTTTGGTCAATGTCACGGGTCGAGGagtgcaccccctccccccacccccaccaccccggggggggggggcagtgctgTGTTGTTTCACATCACCACGTGCAcccactcacccctccccccccccgccacctccCGGGGCCAGTGCTGTGTGGTCTCACATCACCACGTgcacccgtcccccccccccctgagaaaACAGAGAAAACAGCCAGGATGATCAGGGGTGCCACcaccctttggaggtgtttatgagGTTCCCTCCTGAGTagtgttaagggggggggggttgtagtgtcCCTTACACTTACAACAAGGGTGTTGACAAGCACAGGAATCTTACTGTTTATCAAATCCTCTTAAGTGTACTTATTGTATCCCTGCTTTTCAACGGGACATTTTTACAAATTGTGCCATCCCTCTGGCCTTGTAGGCTTTAAATCTCTCAAATTGTACTTGTTgaagctcgggcgagagagaagcATCATTATTTAGTCCTGGAAGATATTAAGTTTCATATCTACACACTAGAGTTGGTATTCTTATTGTCATTTCAATAACTATGAAGGGCCAAGGTTGTCAACAACCTTACAAAAAAAATCCATAGGCACTTGATCAACCGGGCTATGATTAACCAGGTCAGACTGATTAATCAGACGGAACAGTTGGTACAGTGGTCCTCAATAACCAAataaaggtaacctcaaggtacccgGTGCATTTTTAAGGCTATGTTTAGGAAACTGGTGGGCCCTTGTAAAGAGGTTGGCGGCTCAAAGAACCGATCTCCGAGGTACATTAAAGAGGTTTGCATGACCTctccgggtggggggggggggtcacgggctcaccatagcccgtgctacatggacacttcgttctgagtagttaaatctgaaacaacaaccaccacctctccgTGTGATGTTGAAGCTGACTACTAAATGTTTGTGTTAATGAATGACCCGTGGTGGGACGAGGGCGACGGTGTAGTGTTGCTTCTGACAGCCATAGATGGTGTTTGATCTCTTGCTTTTGACGTTATATGTAACTGTTGTTGTGGTCCCCCGCCCCCCTGGTGGTTTGatcacccctccttccctccctcctggtgTTGACGCCAATGTTGCTCTTGTGGTGGTCCCATTATGTCGTGGTCTTCTGGTGTTACCTCTGGTGTTACCTCTGGTGTGGCGtcttggtgttatggccctggtgtAAGGCTCCCATAATGTTATGGCCCTGGTGTGAGGCTCCCATGATGTTATGGCCCTGGTGTAAGGCTCCCATGATGTTATGGCCCTGGTGTAAGGCTCCCATGATGTTATGGCCCTGGTGTAAGGCTCCCATAATGTTATGGCCCTGGTGTGAGGCTCCCATGATGTTATGGCCCTGGTGTGAGGCTCCCATGATGTTATGGCCCTGGTGTAAGGCTCCCATGATGTTATGGCCCTGGTGTGAGGCTCCCATGATGTTATGGCCCTGGTGTAAGGCTCCCATGATGTTATGGGCCTGGTGTAAGGCTCCCATGATGTTATGGCCCTGGTGTGAGGCTCCCATGATGTTATGGCCCTGGTGTAAGGCTCCCATGATATTATGGCCCTGGTGTAAGGCTCCCATGATGTTATGGCCCTGGTGTGAGGCTCCCATGATGTTATGGCCCTGGTGTAAGGCTCCCATGATGTTATGGGCCTGGTGTAAGGCTCCCATGATGTTATGGCCCTGGTGTGAGGCTCCCATGATGTTATGGCCCTGGTGTGAGGCTCCCATGATGTTATGGCCCTGGTGTGAGGCTCCCATGATGTTATGGCCCTGGTGTGAGGCTCCCATGATGTTATGGCCCTGGTGTGAGGCTCCCATGATGTTATGGCCCTGGTGTGAGGCTCCGATGATGTTATGGCCCTGGTGTGAGGCTCCCATGATGTTATGGCCCTGGTGTAAGGCTCCCATGATGTTATGGCCCTGGCGTGAGGTTCCCATGATGTTATGGCCCTGGTGTAAGGCTCCCATGATGTTATGGCCCTGGTGTGAGGCTCCCATGATGTTATGGGCCTGGTGTAAGGCTCCCATGATGTTATGGCCCTGGTGTAAGGCTCCCATGATGTTATGGCCCTGGCGTGAGGTTCCCATGATGTTATGGCCCTGGCGTGAGGTTCCCATGATGTTATGGCCCTGGTGTAAGGCTCCCATGATGTTATGGCCCTGGTGTAAGGCTCCCATGATGTTATGGCCCTGGTGTAAGGCTCCCATGATGTTATGGCCCTGGTGTAAGGCTCCCATGATGTTATGGCCCTGGTGTAAGGCTCCCATGATGTTATGGCCCTGGTGTAAGGCTCCCATGATGTTATGGCCCTGGTGTAAGGCTCCCATGATGTTATGGCCCTGGTGTAAGGCTCCCATGATGTTATGGCCCTGGTGTAAGGCTCCCATGATGTTATGGCCCTGGTGTAAGGCTCCCATGATGTTATGGCCCTGGTGTAAGGCTCCCATAATGTTATGGCCCTGGTGTAAGGCTCCCATGATGTTATGGCCCTGGTGTAAGGCTCCCATGATGTTATGGCCCTGGTGTAAGGCTCCCATGATGTTATGGCCCTGGTGTAAGGCTCCCATGATGTTATGGCCCTGGTGTAAGGCTCCCATGATGTTATGGCCCTGGTGTAAGGCTCCCATGATGATATGGCCCTGGTGTAAGGCTCCCATGATGTTATGGCCCTGGTGTAAGGCTCCCATGATGTTATGGCCCTGGTGTAAGGCTCCCATGATGATATGGCCCTGGTGTAAGGCTCCCATGATGTTATGGCTCTGGTGTAAGGCTCCCATGATGTTATGGCCCTGGTGTAAGGCTCCCATGATGATATGGCCCTGGTGTAAGGCTCCCATGATGTTATGGCTCTGGTGTAAGGCTCCCATGATGTTATGGCCCTGGTGTCTTTATCAGATGTTATGATCCCCTTTTGTGGATTTCTCATATTATATTCCTTGCAGTATGTCTGATGTTATGGGTGTTTTAGTGGCACTGATGTCGCCCCCTGATGTTGTGTGCTTCCCAGTGTTGTGGTCTCCCCTAGtgttgtcttccccccccccccatccctagcGTTGTGGGCTCTTTGGTGTTGTGGCACCCTAACGTGGCACCCTGACGTGGCACTTTAATGTTTCGGTGAAATCTGTACCATTATTATTCTCTCTAATATTATGCTTAATCAAATATGGACTTTCTCCTCATATGGGGGAGATGATGGTGTATTAACACACTGGATTACCGTAGCTAATGATTCATGATGAGAAATGTTGTTTGGTGGGTGTATTAGTTGAGAGAGGGCGTGGCTGTCATGGTTTGCACTTGTGGTTCCATATGAGTTAGTTGTAAGACTCGCTTCCTCCCAGCCTCGGCCGTTGTTCTCAGTCCTACCCAGGGTTGATGTCGCTGATGCTGTCgagctgttagttgacacaactgGTACGCGCGGTGGTGCAACTGTTGACGCAATTTATGCTAACCAGGAGGTGGTAttaaccaggaggcttggtcggaGACACGAGCTAGCACATATACTGTGTATTTTAGAATGAAATGTGTCATTACACATGCTCGGGGTAGGCAGCAAAATCAGTAGCCTAGTAGATGTTCTCATAGCTCAAATACAACAGGACTACGGTTGTGTCAGGTAGTTCAGCTTTTACGAGGAACTGGGCAAGTTTCTGCTGGAGTTACCGGATCAGCCTGGGTGTGACGGCTATGTTGTCCTTCAGGGCTATGAAGACAGCCTCACACACCAGAGAAGTGGAAGGACTCTGGAATTCGTCAACAAGTAATCAAGAGAACTAGatcaagtgtaaagtgtgtggtgaAAGAGAGCATCGCACACAAAAGTTGAGTGTGTGATGTAAACTAATGTTTCTTAGTTTACATCACACACCTCGCACCATACTTCACCGTgctcaccacacaatacctgaaATTCAAATTTTATTTCTTCGTTATCTTTCGTGTTTTTAATTTTCTCGTATTATATTTCCTGTTCTGTTTCTCATTAGCAGTCACTCTTCACgttcttttttctttttctcgTTTCCTTTCTTCGTTCATGTGTTCTTTCCTTGTTTGCATTTGCTTCGCAAGTTTTACTTCCTTTCCTTGTTCTGCCTTGGAGCACAAGGTATCCATGGTGGGTAGCTGGTGTTCTCAGCCTACCAGGTGAGCAGCAGCTGACCGTGGCTTGAGGAAACATACAGACTAGCGTGTTGTATGCTGTAGGAGGTGGTGTCCTGGGGAttaaccctgtgtgtgtgttgctgctaggcttaggctcggctacaagtacctctggaagtttgcaccttctgctgatgtagatttgactaaatgtaagctCTGACAGCAGAATTATTCACATTGTggcattatataataaaatgcgaAAAAAACGCTGAATTCtgagataacaccatcagtggtgtccatgaaatgtgtaaatatttagtttataatgatgtactgccaggaatcttagcgaagtatccacaaTTTGCTTTGCTCAGGtgtagcctgcacatgactgtaaagctggcgcgcagttgggtgggtgtggagcaagactagtaactgtgtgactcaccataaatgtaaaatgTCTTGCATAGAGACGAGACTGGGCCTCTTCTTAAATCAATTGATATAAAAAGACTATTGCTATATATACAAGTAATATATACAGAAAAAAGaagttgtgtaactagcttcacgaacttgttacttgcttagctaaatgaactgtgtCCTGaagccattatgtgcctctgttagacctttccaccaccgcccacgggatgggtatgaggtgcataataaatgactagCTAACCTGTGGTTGTACTCCTCCCGACTGAGTTGTTCTTGATGGGTCGTCCAGGAGAGATTGTAAGCCTAACCTGTAGTTTAGATATATATAGGTATGCCCCTATGACCCACGGTGGCATAGGTATGCCCCTATGATCCACGGTGGCATAGGCATGCTCCTATGACCCACGGTGGCATAGGTATGCCACTATGACCCACGGTGGCATAGGTATGCCCCTATGACCCACGGTGGCATAGGTATGCCCCTATGACCTACGGTGGCATAGATATGCCCCTATGACGCACGGTGGCATAGGTATGCCCCTATGACGCACGGTGGCATAGGTATGCCCCTATGACTCACGGTGGCATAGGTATGCCCCTATGACCCACGGTGGCATAAGTATGCCACTATGACCCACGGTGGCATAGGTATGCCACTATGACCCACGGTGGCATAGGTATGCCCCTATGACCCACGGTGGCATAGGTATGCCCCTATGACCCACGGTGGCATAGATATGCCCCTATGACGCACGGTGGCATAGGTATGCCCCTATGACCCACGGTGGCATAGGTATGCCCCTATGACCCACGGTGGCATAGGTATGCCCCTATGACCCACGGTGGCATAGGAATTGTGTCAATCAGTTGTAATTACGGTGACATAACTTTATGAACTGGTTATTATTACGACTTTCGTCCATTTATTTTTGATGTTAGCttcgtgtgggtgtggtggaggggaagAGGACGGCGTCATGGTGAGGTCTTTGTCACAGCGGCCGGAAGTGTCCACCGTCAGCCccgtgttatagtgttcgtttcaCCAAGACCTTCTCCACCTGCTCCACTCCACCAAGACCTTCTCCGCCTGCTCCACTCCACCAAGACCTTCTCCGCCTGCTCCACTCCACCAAGACCTTCTCCACCTGCTCCACTCCACCAAGACCTTCTCCGCCTGCTCCACTCCACCAAGACCTCCGCCTGCTCCACTCCACCAAGACCTTCTCCACCTGCTCCACTCCGCCAAGACCTTCTCCACCTGCTCCACTCCGCCAAGACCTTCTCCACCTGCTCCACTCCACCAAGACCTTCTCCACCTGCTCCACTCCACCAAGACCTTCTCCACCTGCTCCACTCCACCAAGACCTTCTCCGCCTGCTCCACTCCACCAAGACCTTCTCCGCCTGCTCCACTCCGCCAAGACCTTCTCCGCCTGCTCCACTCCACCAAGACCTTCTCCACCTGCTCCACTCCACCAAGACCTTCTCCACCTGCTCCACTCCACCAAGACCTTCTCCACCTGCTCCACTCCACCAAGACCTTCTCCGCCTGCTCCACTCCACCAAGACCTTCTCCACCTGCTCCACTCCACCAAGACCTTCTCCACCTGCTCCACTCCGCCAAGACCTTCTCCACCTGCTCCACTCCACCAAGACCTTCTCCGCCTGCTCCACTCCACCAAGACCTTCTCCGCCTGCTCCACTCCACCAAGACCTTCTCCACCTGCTCCACTCCGCCAAGACCTTCTCCGCCTGCTCCACTCCACCAAGACCTTCTCCACCTGCTCCACTCCGCCAAGACCTTCTCCACCTGCTCCACTCCACCAAGACCTTCTCCACCTGCTCCACTCCACCAAGACCTTCTCCACCTGCTCCACTCCACCAAGACCTTCTCCACCTGCTCCACTCCACCAAGACCTTCTCCACCTGCTCCACTCCACCAAGACCTTCTCCACCTGCTCCACTCCACCAAGACCTTCTCCGCCTGCTCCACTCCACCAAGACCTTCTCCACCTGCTCCACTCCACCAAGACCTTCTCCACCTGCTCCACTCCACCAAGACCTTCTCCACCTGCTCCACTCCACCAAGACCTTCTCCACCTGCTCCACTCCACCAAGACCTTCTCCACCTGCTCCACTCCACCAAGACCTTCTCCGCCTGCTCCACTCCACCAAGACCTTCTCCACCTGCTCCACTCCACCAAGACCTTCTCCACCTGCTCCACTCCACCAAGACCTTCTCCACCTGCTCCACTCCACCAAGACCTTCTCCACCTGCTCCACTCCACCAAGACCTTCTCCACCTGCTCCACTCCACCAAGACCTTCTCCACCTGCTCCACTCCACCTTTCTTAACCTTTTAAACTATTACAAACTTTCTTCTTTAAcatttgtatatgtatatatgtatatatatatatatatatatatatatatatatatatatatatatatatatatatatataaattatatataaattgaaatatatattgtaatattgagagaaaaaatatgaattaaagcctaatatatatatatatatatatatatatatatatatatatatatatatatatatatatatatatgtgtatatatatatatatatatatatatatatatatatatatatatatatataattatt
The Procambarus clarkii isolate CNS0578487 chromosome 51, FALCON_Pclarkii_2.0, whole genome shotgun sequence DNA segment above includes these coding regions:
- the LOC123774534 gene encoding ribosome-binding protein 1-like; its protein translation is MGALHQSHNIMGALHQGHIIMGALHQGHNIMGALHQSHNIMGALHQGHIIMGALHQGHNIMGALHQGHNIMGALHQGHIIMGALHQGHNIMGALHQGHNIMGALHQGHNIMGALHQGHNIMGALHQGHNIMGALHQGHNIMGALHQGHNIMGALHQGHNIMGALHQGHNIMGALHQGHNIMGALHQGHNIMGALHQGHNIMGALHQGHNIMGALHQGHNIMGALHQGHNIMGALHQGHNIMGALHQGHNIMGTSRQGHNIMGTSRQGHNIMGALHQGHNIMGALHQAHNIMGASHQGHNIMGALHQGHNIMGTSRQGHNIMGALHQGHNIMGASHQGHNIIGASHQGHNIMGASHQGHNIMGASHQGHNIMGASHQGHNIMGASHQGHNIMGASHQGHNIMGALHQAHNIMGALHQGHNIMGASHQGHNIMGALHQGHNIMGALHQGHNIMGASHQGHNIMGALHQAHNIMGALHQGHNIMGASHQGHNIMGALHQGHNIMGASHQGHNIMGASHQGHNIMGALHQGHNIMGALHQGHNIMGALHQGHNIMGASHQGHNIMGALHQGHNTKTPHQR
- the LOC138351784 gene encoding uncharacterized protein produces the protein MTHGGIAAGSVHRQPRVIVFVSPRPSPPAPLHQDLLRLLHSTKTFSACSTPPRPSPPAPLHQDLLRLLHSTKTSACSTPPRPSPPAPLRQDLLHLLHSAKTFSTCSTPPRPSPPAPLHQDLLHLLHSTKTFSACSTPPRPSPPAPLRQDLLRLLHSTKTFSTCSTPPRPSPPAPLHQDLLHLLHSTKTFSACSTPPRPSPPAPLHQDLLHLLHSAKTFSTCSTPPRPSPPAPLHQDLLRLLHSTKTFSTCSTPPRPSPPAPLHQDLLHLLHSAKTFSTCSTPPRPSPPAPLHQDLLHLLHSTKTFSTCSTPPRPSPPAPLHQDLLHLLHSTKTFSACSTPPRPSPPAPLHQDLLHLLHSTKTFSTCSTPPRPSPPAPLHQDLLHLLHSTKTFSACSTPPRPSPPAPLHQDLLHLLHSTKTFSTCSTPPRPSPPAPLHQDLLHLLHSTKTFSTCSTPPFLTF